One stretch of Corvus hawaiiensis isolate bCorHaw1 chromosome 1, bCorHaw1.pri.cur, whole genome shotgun sequence DNA includes these proteins:
- the FKBP10 gene encoding peptidyl-prolyl cis-trans isomerase FKBP10, with product MAVAPGSRCLLLLFLLLLGILGVPALGDPGPLEDVVIDRYYIPKICLREAQMGDFIRYHYNGTFKDGKKFDSSYDRGATVAGVVGVGRLITGMDRGLQGMCVNERRHLIVPPHLGYGSIGVAGLIPPDATLYFDVVMLDIWNKNDKLQITTLSKPERCNRTVENSDFVRYHYNGTLLDGTPFDSSYSKGSTYDTYVGTGWLIKGMDQGLLGMCAGEKRSIIIPPFLAYGEKGYGTVIPPQASLVFSVLLVDFHNPKDGVFLEHLEVPESCKRRAVTGDFVRYHYNGTLMDGTLFDSSYSRNQTYNTYIGKGYIIPGMDQGLQGVCMGEQRRVVIPPHLAYGENGAGDKIPGSAVLIFDVHVIDFHNPADPVEIETTFRPEGCNVTTRNRDFVRYHYNCSLLDGTRLFSSHDYGKPQEVTLGANKVIEGLNSGLLDMCAGERRVLIVPPHLGHGESGARGVPGSAVLRFEVELISMEEGVPEGYLFIWHGEPPASLYEQMDLNKDGGIPADEFSTFIKTQVAEGKGRLMPSSDPEKVIADMFQNQDRNQDGKITPDELKLKSDEDQEKIHEEL from the exons ATGGCCGTGGCCCCGGGCAGccgctgcctcctcctcctcttcctcctcctcctgggcaTCTTGGGGGTCCCGGCGCTGGGCGACCCCGGCCCCCTAGAAGACGTGGTGATAGACAGATACTATATTCCCAAAATCTGCCTGCGGGAGGCGCAGATGGGGGATTTCATTCGCTACCACTACAATGGGACCTTTAAAGATGGCAAAAAGTTTGACTCCAG CTATGACCGAGGGGCCACGGTGGCCGGTGTGGTGGGCGTCGGGCGGCTGATCACGGGCATGGACCGGGGCCTGCAGGGCATGTGCGTGAACGAGCGGCGTCACCTCATCGTGCCGCCCCACCTGGGCTACGGCAGCATCGGCGTGG CGGGGCTGATCCCCCCAGATGCCACCCTGTACTTCGATGTGGTCATGCTGGACATCTGGAACAAGAATGACAAGCTGCAGATCACCACCCTGTCCAAACCTGAGCGCTGCAACCGCACGGTGGAGAACTCGGACTTCGTGCGGTACCACTACAACGGCACACTGCTGGATGGGACCCCCTTCGACTCCAG TTACAGCAAGGGCAGCACCTACGACACCTACGTGGGCACCGGGTGGCTGATCAAGGGCATGGaccaggggctgctgggcatgtgtgctggggagaaaaggagcaTCATCATCCCCCCGTTCCTGGCCTATGGGGAGAAGGGCTACG GGACCGTGATCCCACCGCAGGCATCGCTGGTGTTCAGTGTGCTGCTGGTGGATTTCCACAATCCCAAGGATGGTGTCTTCCTGGAGCACCTGGAGGTGCCGGAGTCCTGCAAGCGCCGGGCTGTGACCGGGGACTTTGTCCGGTACCACTACAACGGGACACTCATGGACGGGACACTCTTCGACTCCAG TTACTCCCGCAATCAGACCTACAACACCTACATTGGGAAGGGCTACATCATCCCCGGCATGGATCAGGGCCTGCAGGGGGTCTGCATGGGAGAGCAGCGGCGAGTGGTCATCCCCCCACACCTGGCTTACGGGGAGAACGGCGCAG gAGATAAAATTCCCGGCTCAGCTGTGCTCATCTTTGATGTCCACGTCATCGACTTCCACAACCCTGCGGACCCAGTGGAGATTGAGACCACGTTCCGGCCCGAGGGCTGCAATGTCACCACCCGCAACCGGGACTTTGTCCGCTACCACTACAACTGCTCCTTGCTGGACGGCACCCGGCTCTTCTCCTC CCACGACTACGGGAAGCCCCAGGAGGTAACTCTGGGGGCCAACAAGGTGATCGAGGGGCTGAACAGTGGCCTCCTGGACATGTGTGCGGGGGAGAGGCGGGTGCTCATCGTCCCCCCACACCTGGGCCACGGGGAGAGCGGAG CCCGGGGGGTGCCTGGCAGCGCCGTGCTCCGCTTCGAGGTGGAGCTGATCTCCATGGAGGAGGGGGTTCCCGAGGGCTACCTCTTCATCTGGCATGGGGAGCCGCCGGCCAGCCTGTATGAGCAGATGGACCTCAACAAAGATGGGGGGATCCCTGCTGATGAG tTCTCCACCTTCATCAAGACCCAGGTGGCGGAGGGGAAAGGCCGCCTCATGCCCAGCTCCGACCCGGAGAAAGTCATTGCCGACATGTTCCAGAACCAGGACCGCAACCAGGATGGGAAGATCACACCTGATGAGCTGAAGCTGAAGTCGGACGAGGACCAGGAGAAGATTCATGAGGAGCTCTGA